CGTGTCCGTGATCGACCATGAAAACTACTTCACCAGCCTGCCGCGGGATTACTACCTCGACGAGGGCCGATTCGCCGACGAACTGACTCGGGTGTGGAACACGCAGTGGGTCTACGCGGGGCATGTCTCCCAGATCCCCAGGCGGGGTGACTACTTCACCTTCAACATCGGTTCCGAGAGCATCCTCGTGGTGCGAGACGAGGACGCGATTCGCGGCGTCCACAACGTGTGCAGGCATCGCGGACTGCAGCTGTGTGATCAACCCACCGGAAAGCTGCCGCGGCGGATCGTGTGCCCGTACCACTCCTGGAGTTACGGACTGGACGGCAAACTGCTGAAGGCGACCCGCCAAGCCGATGGTGAGTTCTTCGATTACCGCGACTTCGGTCTGTTCACCGTCCACGTGGACGTCTGGCACGGCTTCATCTTCGTGAGTCTTGCCGACGAGGCTCCGGCTCCGGTGGCATCGATGATCGATGAGAAGGCCACCGCTGATATGGCGTTGCTGGATCCGACGCGGCTCAAGATTGCCCACGAGATCACCTATTACGCCGATGCGAACTGGAAGCTGCTACTCGAGAATGGTGTCGAGTGCTACCACTGCCCGTCGGTGCATCCGGAGTTCTGCGTTTCGCTCGATGCCCAGGAGATGTCGGACTACTACGAGGACGACTATGTCGGCGATCTGGTCCAGGGTTTGGTCATCCCGGTCAAGCGGGAGCTGGAATCTCTGTCGATGACCGGAAACTACGTGTCGAAGAAGCTACTCGGTGAGTTCGGTCGTGGCGCCGCCGTTCCTGATGACTTCGGGGCCGGATTCATGACACAACCGGGATACGCATGGGGCGGCTTCCATCCCGACTACGGCATGGTGGCCAGCACCCTGCCGATCTCGCCGACCAGATCCAAGATGATCTGTTGGTGGTTCGTGCATGAAGATGCCGAGGAGGGTATCGACTACGACGTCGATGAACTCGTCAAGCTCTGGGATATCACGAACATTCAGGACCTGCACATCCAGGAACGCCAGCAACGCGGACTGTCTTCGCAGCGCTATCTTCCTGGGCCGAACTCGCCCTCGCAGGAACCCGGCATTCGGGCCGCGTTGCGCAAGTACCTGGAGATGATGGGAGAAGCGAACTGAGCACGCAGAGCGCACGTCCGGGACGTCTCACGGGGAAGGCGGCTGTCGTCACCGGCGCGACCAGCGGTCTCGGGCTGGCCGTGGCGCAGGCAATGGCGGCCGAGGGCGCCTCGGTGGTTGCAGTCGGGCGCAACGCCGATCGCGGGTACGAGGTCGTGGAGTCGATCGCGACCGCCGGTCACAATGCGATCTTTGTGCGCGGTGACGTGACCGTCGAGACGGATATCGTCAGGGCGATCGAGGTCTGCCGGTCTGAATTCGGGTCGCTGGACATCATGCACAACAACGCCGCGTTCTTTGTGACCGCGGAACTGCATCAGACGACGACCGACGATTGGGATCGTTCGCTGCGGGCCAACCTGAGTTCGGTGTTCTGGGGTAGTAAGCATGCGGTGCTGGCAATGCGGGAGCAGGGGCGCGGCGGTTCCATCATCAACACCGCGTCTGTGGCAGCCTTCACCGCGACCGCCGACACCGCCGCCTATGTCGCAACAAAATCTGGTGTCATGGGTCTCACCCGGTCCGTGGCACTTGCGTACGCGGCCGAGGGAATTCGATGTAATGCGCTGTGTCCCGGCGACTTCGAGTCACCGATGTTCGACGCCTTTCTGGCAACCCAGAGTGATCCCGACACCGCCCGAAAGGACTTCGAAGCGCTGTACCCGACCAAGCGCATCCTCAAGCCCGGTGATGTCGCCAACGCGGCCGTCTTCCTGGCGTCTGACGAAGCGGTGGGCGTCAATGGGACGTCACTCGTAGTTGACGACGGACTGCTGGCCAAGACGTACTGATCGTTGGAGTCTCCTTCCTTGACCCAGCCAGTTCAATTGCGAGTCGTCTCGGTTACCGCGGAAACCGACGCCGCCAAATCATTTCGGCTGCGAGCACCCGAATCGCTCTCGTACAAGCCGGGACAGTTCCTCACCATTGGCATTCCGTCCGATCGTGGGATGGTGGCACGGTGCTATTCGATGTCGAGCGCTCCTCACGAGGATGACGTCACGATCACCGTCAAGCGAACACCGCAAGGCTTCGCGTCCAATTGGTTGTGCGACAACGTGACGGTGGGGGATACCCTCACCGCGCTGCCGCCGTCCGGAAACTTCGTCCCGCCAGCACAGGATGCCGATCTGTTGCTGTTCGCTGCCGGCAGCGGAATCA
The DNA window shown above is from Mycolicibacterium confluentis and carries:
- a CDS encoding SDR family NAD(P)-dependent oxidoreductase, producing MSTQSARPGRLTGKAAVVTGATSGLGLAVAQAMAAEGASVVAVGRNADRGYEVVESIATAGHNAIFVRGDVTVETDIVRAIEVCRSEFGSLDIMHNNAAFFVTAELHQTTTDDWDRSLRANLSSVFWGSKHAVLAMREQGRGGSIINTASVAAFTATADTAAYVATKSGVMGLTRSVALAYAAEGIRCNALCPGDFESPMFDAFLATQSDPDTARKDFEALYPTKRILKPGDVANAAVFLASDEAVGVNGTSLVVDDGLLAKTY
- a CDS encoding aromatic ring-hydroxylating oxygenase subunit alpha gives rise to the protein MIDHENYFTSLPRDYYLDEGRFADELTRVWNTQWVYAGHVSQIPRRGDYFTFNIGSESILVVRDEDAIRGVHNVCRHRGLQLCDQPTGKLPRRIVCPYHSWSYGLDGKLLKATRQADGEFFDYRDFGLFTVHVDVWHGFIFVSLADEAPAPVASMIDEKATADMALLDPTRLKIAHEITYYADANWKLLLENGVECYHCPSVHPEFCVSLDAQEMSDYYEDDYVGDLVQGLVIPVKRELESLSMTGNYVSKKLLGEFGRGAAVPDDFGAGFMTQPGYAWGGFHPDYGMVASTLPISPTRSKMICWWFVHEDAEEGIDYDVDELVKLWDITNIQDLHIQERQQRGLSSQRYLPGPNSPSQEPGIRAALRKYLEMMGEAN